Proteins encoded by one window of Manihot esculenta cultivar AM560-2 chromosome 10, M.esculenta_v8, whole genome shotgun sequence:
- the LOC110624856 gene encoding uncharacterized protein LOC110624856 isoform X3, whose translation MGEHIDKDVSGSTVLESSKETVSDRVASGDSAETRVVEAVASDDQFQGQGVSKGSSAEGVVTEKGGSCNGADTVAGVMGSDIYVDGVCTRNSGGENLSEEATKSHGQSRELASEGDVKAVGGGCGDSNSKVDEDPSEEASNLGTESEVEKSSVFADSKEGELVEDGARVWEEKLGLEIEVGNSSGVAESKEEGELVENAASVREVDLRSDSETEVGTSSELAESKEEGEMVEGDTRVRGVNLATGCEIKCSGVAESKEEGVLVEGVARVREITGADGCCVADGITLHEIDAGNPQNVGIKSAVEDSSLLEGSSVGETKNVVEKEAVGAGKESLEGGLGKECVEKVEMHFVKDMISQEVRDSENEASNRGVENFEDSSAGLGSSVVEAQDIAAEKSELVEEVMDQAKETHDNEGAVLQNSEPEKVGALDVEEWNPGIRTAGAPSSTIKEGSCLKTHCIEEEAAVMADIGNLDPKVETVLEGTHGTDSVEGVVSSSEKDLVSIEKDAITNPTSKCLDGQTQVAVDGKMSSTDVEAWNPGIKTAGAPSSTIKEGSSLKAQHIEEEAAVTADIGNLDPKVETVLDGTHRTDPVEGVVSSSEKDLEKDAITNPTSKSLDGQTQVAVDGKISSNEEIACPNIEDLQSSQQPTQVVVGGEVAATENKVHKNSENERKLIIEESSDQMMPRDFALAQSTVDPEMGVDEQVTGSEQASMQKDPGKVETANAIVSTEIHSPKGLDLVSSHQSAPALVGDEVVEMNNKIDSDTNFEGQVVMHLDGMLSSSGNEQHVKTEVDSMEIDTHTASTNKDKVHSTANVSDPAEKDPEVKVKEHIDKSEACDSDQSNPNIGQLMDAQEQVTHFEQLGKEETEVVELNSEAGTVCGSRETDTLLINGPDTGLQGPPDGDQTLTVKEDLDASAGQDVSEIGSSAATETVVEEHDACLDQVGLQERQEMEAEGQDTDFEQPNTSEEKFAKQEAPNSGSTVIEYQACYQLPPDDEGEFTVSDLVWGKVRSHPWWPGQIFYPSDASEKAMKYHKKDCFLVAYFGDRTFAWNEASLLKPFRSHFSLVEKQSNSEAFQNAVDCALEEVSRRVEFGLACSCIPKETYDEIKFQIVENTGIREEASVRDGADKSLPADLFEPGKLMEYMKALAQCPAGGADRLELVIARSQLLAFYRLKGYSQLPEFQVCGGLLENAGTLEFADEVIEHTYPVYKDDGQISSDQEFSHALRSSYHKRKHNLKDTVYPRKKERSLSELMGDSWDCVDDEFGPDGKANNKLVSPSSGRKRKVYDSFPDDSATAEGRKTISLANVSTTASKPSFKIGECIRRVASQMTGSTSILKSNNMKQDGSSDRLIGDGSDALFQHSEDAEMSRTIVPTEYSSLDELLSQLHLAAQDPFKGYSFLTIIVSFFSDFRNSVIVEQHEKVGGKRKQASHSIGGLSETFEFEDMSDTYWTDRVIQNGSEEQPRKSRKRDNQLVLANQDKALNMSNSRKRYSDGNHDLSAEKPVGYIDENAPAELVMHFPVVDCVPAETSLNKMFRRFGPLKELETEVDKDTNRARVVFKKCSDAEAAYGSAPKFNIFGSILVNYQLNYTVSVPFKSQPMITLHGEEDATLFLEF comes from the exons ATGGGCGAACACATTGATAAGGATGTTTCTGGTAGTACTGTTTTGGAATCGTCTAAAGAGACTGTAAGTGATCGCGTAGCTAGTGGAGATAGTGCGGAAACCCGAGTCGTTGAGGCAGTTGCTAGTGACGATCAGTTTCAAGGTCAGGGTGTGAGTAAGGGATCCTCAGCTGAAGGGGTGGTGACGGAGAAAGGCGGCTCTTGTAATGGGGCGGATACAGTGGCTGGGGTTATGGGTTCTGATATATACGTTGATGGTGTTTGCACACGTAATTCTGGCGGGGAAAATTTGAGTGAAGAAGCAACTAAAAGTCATGGTCAGTCAAGGGAGTTGGCCTCAGAGGGAGATGTAAAAGCTGTAGGTGGTGGGTGTGGTGATTCTAATTCTAAGGTCGATGAGGATCCAAGTGAGGAAGCATCAAATTTGGGAACCGAGAGTGAGGTTGAGAAGTCTTCTGTGTTTGCTGATTCTAAAGAAGGAGAGTTGGTGGAGGATGGGGCAAGAGTTTGGGAGGAAAAACTGGGACTGGAGATTGAGGTTGGAAATTCTTCTGGAGTTGCTGAATctaaagaagaaggagaattaGTGGAGAATGCGGCAAGTGTTAGGGAGGTAGACTTGAGGTCAGATTCAGAAACTGAGGTTGGAACTTCTTCTGAGCTTGCAGAATctaaagaagaaggagaaatggTGGAGGGTGATACAAGAGTTAGGGGTGTCAATTTAGCAACTGGCTGTGAGATTAAGTGTTCTGGAGTTGCAGAATCTAAAGaagaaggtgtattggtggAGGGTGTGGCAAGAGTTAGAGAGATCACTGGTGCTGATGGGTGTTGTGTTGCTGATGGTATTACTTTGCATGAAATTGATGCTGGGAATCCTCAGAATGTGGGAATCAAAAGTGCAGTTGAAGATTCTTCTCTTCTTGAAGGATCCAGTGTAGGGGAAACCAAAAATGTAGTTGAGAAAGAAGCAGTGGGTGCTGGGAAGGAAAGTTTGGAGGGAGGATTGGGGAAGGAGTGTGTTGAGAAAGTTGAGATGCATTTTGTTAAGGACATGATTTCTCAGGAAGTTAGGGATTCAGAGAATGAAGCATCGAATCGAGGAGTTGAAAATTTTGAAGATTCCTCTGCAGGTTTGGGTTCTTCAGTAGTTGAAGCCCAAGATATTGCTGCAGAGAAATCTGAATTGGTTGAGGAGGTTATGGATCAGGCTAAGGAAACACATGACAATGAGGGAGCTGTGCTTCAAAATTCAGAACCAGAAAAGGTTGGTGCTTTGGATGTTGAGGAATGGAATCCTGGAATAAGAACTGCAGGTGCACCTTCTTCAACCATCAAGGAAGGTTCATGCTTAAAGACTCACTGTATTGAGGAGGAAGCTGCCGTGATGGCTGATATTGGAAATTTAGATCCCAAAGTTGAAACAGTTTTGGAGGGGACACATGGTACTGATTCTGTGGAGGGGGTTGTATCCAGTTCTGAGAAAGATTTGGTTTCAATAGAAAAAGATGCCATTACCAATCCAACCTCCAAATGCTTGGATGGACAAACACAAGTTGCTGTTGATGGGAAAATGTCATCAACGGATGTTGAGGCATGGAATCCAGGAATCAAAACTGCAGGTGCACCTTCTTCAACCATCAAGGAAGGTTCAAGCTTAAAGGCCCAACATATTGAGGAGGAAGCTGCCGTGACAGCTGATATTGGAAATTTAGATCCCAAAGTTGAAACAGTTTTGGATGGGACACATAGGACTGATCCTGTGGAGGGGGTTGTATCCAGTTCTGAGAAAGATTTAGAAAAAGATGCCATTACCAATCCAACCTCCAAATCCTTGGATGGACAAACACAAGTTGCTGTTGATGgcaaaatttcatcaaatgagGAGATTGCTTGTCCTAACATTGAAG ATTTGCAATCTTCACAACAGCCAACTCAAGTAGTTGTTGGAGGTGAAGTTGCGGCAACTGAGAACAAGGTGCATAAGAATTCTGAAAATGAAAGGAAATTAATAATTGAAGAGTCCTCAGACCAGATGATGCCTCGTGATTTTGCTCTGGCTCAGTCAACCGTAGATCCAGAGATGGGAGTTGATGAACAAGTTACTGGTTCTGAGCAAGCTAGTATGCAGAAAGATCCAGGTAAGGTAGAGACCGCAAATGCAATTGTGAGCACTGAAATTCACAGCCCGAAAGGTTTAGATTTGGTGTCGTCTCATCAGTCTGCACCTGCACTTGTTGGTGATGAAGTTGTAGAAATGAATAATAAGATTGATTCAGATACTAATTTCGAGGGTCAGGTAGTTATGCATTTGGATGGAATGTTATCATCATCAGGAAATGAACAGCATGTAAAGACTGAGGTGGACTCTATGGAAATAGATACTCACACTGCTTCAACTAACAAGGATAAGGTTCATTCAACTGCCAACGTTTCAGATCCTGCTGAAAAAGACCCGGAGGTGAAGGTGAAAGAACACATAGACAAGAGTGAAGCTTGTGATTCTGATCAGAGTAATCCAAACATAGGGCAGCTGATGGATGCTCAAGAACAGGTTACTCATTTTGAACAGCTTGGAAAAGAAGAAACAGAGGTAGTAGAACTGAACTCAGAGGCCGGAACAGTTTGTGGAAGCAGAGAAACAGATACCCTATTAATTAATGGACCCGATACTGGACTTCAGGGGCCACCTGATGGGGATCAGACTCTGACAGTTAAAGAAGACTTGGATGCAAGTGCAGGTCAGGATGTTTCTGAGATTGGATCAAGTGCAGCAACAGAAACAGTGGTTGAAGAGCATGATGCTTGTCTTGATCAGGTTGGCTTGCAAGAAAGGCAAGAAATGGAAGCTGAAGGACAGGATACTGACTTTGAACAGCCAAATACCTCTGAAGAGAAATTTGCTAAACAAGAAGCTCCAAATTCTGGAAGCACTGTAATAGAATATCAAGCTTGTTATCAGCTACCACCAGATGATGAAGGTGAGTTCACTGTATCCGATTTGGTCTGGGGCAAAGTGAGGAGCCATCCGTGGTGGCCTGGACAGATTTTTTATCCTTCTGATGCCTCTGAGAAAGCAATGAAGTATCATAAAAAGGACTGTTTTCTGGTAGCATATTTTGGGGATCGTACATTTGCGTGGAACGAGGCATCTCTGCTAAAGCCTTTCAGGTCACATTTCTCCCTGGTTGAGAAGCAGAGCAATTCTGAAGCATTCCAGAATGCTGTTGATTGTGCTCTGGAAGAAGTTTCAAGGCGTGTAGAGTTTGGGCTGGCCTGCTCATGCATACCAAAGGAGACTTAcgatgaaattaaatttcaaatagtaGAGAACACTGGAATTCGAGAAGAAGCAAGTGTAAGAGATGGTGCAGACAAATCCTTGCCTGCTGATTTATTTGAACCTGGTAAATTAATGGAGTATATGAAAGCATTAGCACAATGCCCAGCTGGTGGAGCTGATCGTTTGGAACTTGTCATTGCCAGGTCCCAATTACTGGCCTTTTATCGCTTAAAGGGTTATTCTCAGTTGCCTGAATTCCAGGTTTGTGGAGGTTTGTTGGAGAATGCGGGCACTTTAGAATTTGCAGATGAAGTGATTGAGCATACATATCCTGTTTATAAGGATGATGGACAAATATCATCTGATCAGGAGTTTTCACATGCTCTAAGAAGTTCTTATCACAAGCGCAAGCATAATTTGAAGGATACTGTCTATCCcaggaagaaagaaagaagtttGTCTGAATTAATGGGTGATTCATGGGATTGTGTAGATGATGAATTTGGTCCTGATGGGAAAGCTAACAATAAGTTAGTTTCACCATCTTCTGGGAGGAAGCGGAAGGTCTATGATTCCTTTCCTGATGACTCGGCTACAGCGGAAGGGAGAAAGACTATCTCTCTTGCAAATGTCTCGACTACTGCATCTAAGCCTTCATTCAAGATTGGTGAATGCATCCGTAGAGTCGCTAGCCAGATGACTGGGTCTACCTCCATACTGAAGTCTAATAACATGAAGCAAGACGGAAGCAGTGATCGACTTATTGGGGATGGATCTGATGCTTTATTCCAACATTCTGAGGATGCTGAGATGAGCAGAACAATTGTTCCCACAGAATACTCATCCTTGGATGAATTGCTATCACAGCTTCACTTGGCAGCACAAGATCCCTTTAAAGGATATAGTTTCTTGACCATCATTGTTAGTTTTTTCTCTGATTTTAGGAACTCGGTAATTGTGGAGCAGCATGAGAAAGTAGGTGGTAAAAGGAAACAAGCATCTCATTCAATTGGTGGTTTGTCTGAAACATTCGAATTTGAGGATATGAGCGACACTTATTGGACTGACCGGGTTATTCAAAATGGTTCTGAAGAGCAACCACGTAAAAGCCGAAAACGAGATAATCAACTTGTGCTTGCTAATCAGGATAAGGCTCTTAATATGTCAAACTCTAGAAAGCGGTATTCTGATGGCAATCATGACCTATCAGCAGAGAAACCAGTGGGTTATATAGATGAGAATGCACCAGCAGAACTTGTTATGCATTTTCCTGTGGTGGATTGTGTTCCTGCAGAAACAAGCCTGAATAAGATGTTTAGACGGTTTGGGCCTTTAAAAGAGTTAGAAACAGAAGTAGATAAGGATACAAATCGTGCCAGAGTTGTTTTTAAGAAGTGTTCTGATGCAGAAGCTGCATATGGTAGTGCTCCAAAGTTCAACATTTTTGGTTCAATACTTGTAAATTACCAGCTCAACTATACTGTATCTGTACCATTCAAAAGTCAACCAATGATCACACTCCATGGTGAGGAAGATGCAACACTTTTTCTGGAGTTTTGA
- the LOC110624856 gene encoding uncharacterized protein LOC110624856 isoform X1, with the protein MGEHIDKDVSGSTVLESSKETVSDRVASGDSAETRVVEAVASDDQFQGQGVSKGSSAEGVVTEKGGSCNGADTVAGVMGSDIYVDGVCTRNSGGENLSEEATKSHGQSRELASEGDVKAVGGGCGDSNSKVDEDPSEEASNLGTESEVEKSSVFADSKEGELVEDGARVWEEKLGLEIEVGNSSGVAESKEEGELVENAASVREVDLRSDSETEVGTSSELAESKEEGEMVEGDTRVRGVNLATGCEIKCSGVAESKEEGVLVEGVARVREITGADGCCVADGITLHEIDAGNPQNVGIKSAVEDSSLLEGSSVGETKNVVEKEAVGAGKESLEGGLGKECVEKVEMHFVKDMISQEVRDSENEASNRGVENFEDSSAGLGSSVVEAQDIAAEKSELVEEVMDQAKETHDNEGAVLQNSEPEKVGALDVEEWNPGIRTAGAPSSTIKEGSCLKTHCIEEEAAVMADIGNLDPKVETVLEGTHGTDSVEGVVSSSEKDLVSIEKDAITNPTSKCLDGQTQVAVDGKMSSTDVEAWNPGIKTAGAPSSTIKEGSSLKAQHIEEEAAVTADIGNLDPKVETVLDGTHRTDPVEGVVSSSEKDLEKDAITNPTSKSLDGQTQVAVDGKISSNEEIACPNIEGMDTDAFNENFCFSVEELQAVVETPNGSTENHCDAFADLQSSQQPTQVVVGGEVAATENKVHKNSENERKLIIEESSDQMMPRDFALAQSTVDPEMGVDEQVTGSEQASMQKDPGKVETANAIVSTEIHSPKGLDLVSSHQSAPALVGDEVVEMNNKIDSDTNFEGQVVMHLDGMLSSSGNEQHVKTEVDSMEIDTHTASTNKDKVHSTANVSDPAEKDPEVKVKEHIDKSEACDSDQSNPNIGQLMDAQEQVTHFEQLGKEETEVVELNSEAGTVCGSRETDTLLINGPDTGLQGPPDGDQTLTVKEDLDASAGQDVSEIGSSAATETVVEEHDACLDQVGLQERQEMEAEGQDTDFEQPNTSEEKFAKQEAPNSGSTVIEYQACYQLPPDDEGEFTVSDLVWGKVRSHPWWPGQIFYPSDASEKAMKYHKKDCFLVAYFGDRTFAWNEASLLKPFRSHFSLVEKQSNSEAFQNAVDCALEEVSRRVEFGLACSCIPKETYDEIKFQIVENTGIREEASVRDGADKSLPADLFEPGKLMEYMKALAQCPAGGADRLELVIARSQLLAFYRLKGYSQLPEFQVCGGLLENAGTLEFADEVIEHTYPVYKDDGQISSDQEFSHALRSSYHKRKHNLKDTVYPRKKERSLSELMGDSWDCVDDEFGPDGKANNKLVSPSSGRKRKVYDSFPDDSATAEGRKTISLANVSTTASKPSFKIGECIRRVASQMTGSTSILKSNNMKQDGSSDRLIGDGSDALFQHSEDAEMSRTIVPTEYSSLDELLSQLHLAAQDPFKGYSFLTIIVSFFSDFRNSVIVEQHEKVGGKRKQASHSIGGLSETFEFEDMSDTYWTDRVIQNGSEEQPRKSRKRDNQLVLANQDKALNMSNSRKRYSDGNHDLSAEKPVGYIDENAPAELVMHFPVVDCVPAETSLNKMFRRFGPLKELETEVDKDTNRARVVFKKCSDAEAAYGSAPKFNIFGSILVNYQLNYTVSVPFKSQPMITLHGEEDATLFLEF; encoded by the coding sequence ATGGGCGAACACATTGATAAGGATGTTTCTGGTAGTACTGTTTTGGAATCGTCTAAAGAGACTGTAAGTGATCGCGTAGCTAGTGGAGATAGTGCGGAAACCCGAGTCGTTGAGGCAGTTGCTAGTGACGATCAGTTTCAAGGTCAGGGTGTGAGTAAGGGATCCTCAGCTGAAGGGGTGGTGACGGAGAAAGGCGGCTCTTGTAATGGGGCGGATACAGTGGCTGGGGTTATGGGTTCTGATATATACGTTGATGGTGTTTGCACACGTAATTCTGGCGGGGAAAATTTGAGTGAAGAAGCAACTAAAAGTCATGGTCAGTCAAGGGAGTTGGCCTCAGAGGGAGATGTAAAAGCTGTAGGTGGTGGGTGTGGTGATTCTAATTCTAAGGTCGATGAGGATCCAAGTGAGGAAGCATCAAATTTGGGAACCGAGAGTGAGGTTGAGAAGTCTTCTGTGTTTGCTGATTCTAAAGAAGGAGAGTTGGTGGAGGATGGGGCAAGAGTTTGGGAGGAAAAACTGGGACTGGAGATTGAGGTTGGAAATTCTTCTGGAGTTGCTGAATctaaagaagaaggagaattaGTGGAGAATGCGGCAAGTGTTAGGGAGGTAGACTTGAGGTCAGATTCAGAAACTGAGGTTGGAACTTCTTCTGAGCTTGCAGAATctaaagaagaaggagaaatggTGGAGGGTGATACAAGAGTTAGGGGTGTCAATTTAGCAACTGGCTGTGAGATTAAGTGTTCTGGAGTTGCAGAATCTAAAGaagaaggtgtattggtggAGGGTGTGGCAAGAGTTAGAGAGATCACTGGTGCTGATGGGTGTTGTGTTGCTGATGGTATTACTTTGCATGAAATTGATGCTGGGAATCCTCAGAATGTGGGAATCAAAAGTGCAGTTGAAGATTCTTCTCTTCTTGAAGGATCCAGTGTAGGGGAAACCAAAAATGTAGTTGAGAAAGAAGCAGTGGGTGCTGGGAAGGAAAGTTTGGAGGGAGGATTGGGGAAGGAGTGTGTTGAGAAAGTTGAGATGCATTTTGTTAAGGACATGATTTCTCAGGAAGTTAGGGATTCAGAGAATGAAGCATCGAATCGAGGAGTTGAAAATTTTGAAGATTCCTCTGCAGGTTTGGGTTCTTCAGTAGTTGAAGCCCAAGATATTGCTGCAGAGAAATCTGAATTGGTTGAGGAGGTTATGGATCAGGCTAAGGAAACACATGACAATGAGGGAGCTGTGCTTCAAAATTCAGAACCAGAAAAGGTTGGTGCTTTGGATGTTGAGGAATGGAATCCTGGAATAAGAACTGCAGGTGCACCTTCTTCAACCATCAAGGAAGGTTCATGCTTAAAGACTCACTGTATTGAGGAGGAAGCTGCCGTGATGGCTGATATTGGAAATTTAGATCCCAAAGTTGAAACAGTTTTGGAGGGGACACATGGTACTGATTCTGTGGAGGGGGTTGTATCCAGTTCTGAGAAAGATTTGGTTTCAATAGAAAAAGATGCCATTACCAATCCAACCTCCAAATGCTTGGATGGACAAACACAAGTTGCTGTTGATGGGAAAATGTCATCAACGGATGTTGAGGCATGGAATCCAGGAATCAAAACTGCAGGTGCACCTTCTTCAACCATCAAGGAAGGTTCAAGCTTAAAGGCCCAACATATTGAGGAGGAAGCTGCCGTGACAGCTGATATTGGAAATTTAGATCCCAAAGTTGAAACAGTTTTGGATGGGACACATAGGACTGATCCTGTGGAGGGGGTTGTATCCAGTTCTGAGAAAGATTTAGAAAAAGATGCCATTACCAATCCAACCTCCAAATCCTTGGATGGACAAACACAAGTTGCTGTTGATGgcaaaatttcatcaaatgagGAGATTGCTTGTCCTAACATTGAAGGTATGGACACTGAcgcttttaatgaaaatttttgtttttcagTGGAAGAACTGCAGGCTGTGGTTGAGACACCCAATGGAAGCACTGAAAATCACTGTGATGCATTTGCAGATTTGCAATCTTCACAACAGCCAACTCAAGTAGTTGTTGGAGGTGAAGTTGCGGCAACTGAGAACAAGGTGCATAAGAATTCTGAAAATGAAAGGAAATTAATAATTGAAGAGTCCTCAGACCAGATGATGCCTCGTGATTTTGCTCTGGCTCAGTCAACCGTAGATCCAGAGATGGGAGTTGATGAACAAGTTACTGGTTCTGAGCAAGCTAGTATGCAGAAAGATCCAGGTAAGGTAGAGACCGCAAATGCAATTGTGAGCACTGAAATTCACAGCCCGAAAGGTTTAGATTTGGTGTCGTCTCATCAGTCTGCACCTGCACTTGTTGGTGATGAAGTTGTAGAAATGAATAATAAGATTGATTCAGATACTAATTTCGAGGGTCAGGTAGTTATGCATTTGGATGGAATGTTATCATCATCAGGAAATGAACAGCATGTAAAGACTGAGGTGGACTCTATGGAAATAGATACTCACACTGCTTCAACTAACAAGGATAAGGTTCATTCAACTGCCAACGTTTCAGATCCTGCTGAAAAAGACCCGGAGGTGAAGGTGAAAGAACACATAGACAAGAGTGAAGCTTGTGATTCTGATCAGAGTAATCCAAACATAGGGCAGCTGATGGATGCTCAAGAACAGGTTACTCATTTTGAACAGCTTGGAAAAGAAGAAACAGAGGTAGTAGAACTGAACTCAGAGGCCGGAACAGTTTGTGGAAGCAGAGAAACAGATACCCTATTAATTAATGGACCCGATACTGGACTTCAGGGGCCACCTGATGGGGATCAGACTCTGACAGTTAAAGAAGACTTGGATGCAAGTGCAGGTCAGGATGTTTCTGAGATTGGATCAAGTGCAGCAACAGAAACAGTGGTTGAAGAGCATGATGCTTGTCTTGATCAGGTTGGCTTGCAAGAAAGGCAAGAAATGGAAGCTGAAGGACAGGATACTGACTTTGAACAGCCAAATACCTCTGAAGAGAAATTTGCTAAACAAGAAGCTCCAAATTCTGGAAGCACTGTAATAGAATATCAAGCTTGTTATCAGCTACCACCAGATGATGAAGGTGAGTTCACTGTATCCGATTTGGTCTGGGGCAAAGTGAGGAGCCATCCGTGGTGGCCTGGACAGATTTTTTATCCTTCTGATGCCTCTGAGAAAGCAATGAAGTATCATAAAAAGGACTGTTTTCTGGTAGCATATTTTGGGGATCGTACATTTGCGTGGAACGAGGCATCTCTGCTAAAGCCTTTCAGGTCACATTTCTCCCTGGTTGAGAAGCAGAGCAATTCTGAAGCATTCCAGAATGCTGTTGATTGTGCTCTGGAAGAAGTTTCAAGGCGTGTAGAGTTTGGGCTGGCCTGCTCATGCATACCAAAGGAGACTTAcgatgaaattaaatttcaaatagtaGAGAACACTGGAATTCGAGAAGAAGCAAGTGTAAGAGATGGTGCAGACAAATCCTTGCCTGCTGATTTATTTGAACCTGGTAAATTAATGGAGTATATGAAAGCATTAGCACAATGCCCAGCTGGTGGAGCTGATCGTTTGGAACTTGTCATTGCCAGGTCCCAATTACTGGCCTTTTATCGCTTAAAGGGTTATTCTCAGTTGCCTGAATTCCAGGTTTGTGGAGGTTTGTTGGAGAATGCGGGCACTTTAGAATTTGCAGATGAAGTGATTGAGCATACATATCCTGTTTATAAGGATGATGGACAAATATCATCTGATCAGGAGTTTTCACATGCTCTAAGAAGTTCTTATCACAAGCGCAAGCATAATTTGAAGGATACTGTCTATCCcaggaagaaagaaagaagtttGTCTGAATTAATGGGTGATTCATGGGATTGTGTAGATGATGAATTTGGTCCTGATGGGAAAGCTAACAATAAGTTAGTTTCACCATCTTCTGGGAGGAAGCGGAAGGTCTATGATTCCTTTCCTGATGACTCGGCTACAGCGGAAGGGAGAAAGACTATCTCTCTTGCAAATGTCTCGACTACTGCATCTAAGCCTTCATTCAAGATTGGTGAATGCATCCGTAGAGTCGCTAGCCAGATGACTGGGTCTACCTCCATACTGAAGTCTAATAACATGAAGCAAGACGGAAGCAGTGATCGACTTATTGGGGATGGATCTGATGCTTTATTCCAACATTCTGAGGATGCTGAGATGAGCAGAACAATTGTTCCCACAGAATACTCATCCTTGGATGAATTGCTATCACAGCTTCACTTGGCAGCACAAGATCCCTTTAAAGGATATAGTTTCTTGACCATCATTGTTAGTTTTTTCTCTGATTTTAGGAACTCGGTAATTGTGGAGCAGCATGAGAAAGTAGGTGGTAAAAGGAAACAAGCATCTCATTCAATTGGTGGTTTGTCTGAAACATTCGAATTTGAGGATATGAGCGACACTTATTGGACTGACCGGGTTATTCAAAATGGTTCTGAAGAGCAACCACGTAAAAGCCGAAAACGAGATAATCAACTTGTGCTTGCTAATCAGGATAAGGCTCTTAATATGTCAAACTCTAGAAAGCGGTATTCTGATGGCAATCATGACCTATCAGCAGAGAAACCAGTGGGTTATATAGATGAGAATGCACCAGCAGAACTTGTTATGCATTTTCCTGTGGTGGATTGTGTTCCTGCAGAAACAAGCCTGAATAAGATGTTTAGACGGTTTGGGCCTTTAAAAGAGTTAGAAACAGAAGTAGATAAGGATACAAATCGTGCCAGAGTTGTTTTTAAGAAGTGTTCTGATGCAGAAGCTGCATATGGTAGTGCTCCAAAGTTCAACATTTTTGGTTCAATACTTGTAAATTACCAGCTCAACTATACTGTATCTGTACCATTCAAAAGTCAACCAATGATCACACTCCATGGTGAGGAAGATGCAACACTTTTTCTGGAGTTTTGA